The proteins below are encoded in one region of Chitinophagales bacterium:
- a CDS encoding NADH-quinone oxidoreductase subunit A encodes MGASSLIVLICAAVAFSAGGMAVAKLLVKGSTNPAKGQAYECGIPSKGTPWDQFNVGYYLFALIFLIFDVELIFMYPWAVVVKQVGWPALVEIVIFLFILFLGFLYAHKKGALKWM; translated from the coding sequence ATGGGTGCTTCATCGCTGATTGTGCTGATATGTGCTGCCGTGGCATTTTCCGCCGGCGGCATGGCTGTGGCTAAATTGCTGGTAAAAGGCAGCACCAATCCGGCTAAAGGACAAGCCTATGAATGTGGCATTCCTTCCAAAGGCACGCCATGGGATCAGTTTAATGTGGGCTATTATCTGTTTGCACTCATCTTTTTGATTTTTGATGTTGAACTGATTTTTATGTACCCGTGGGCCGTAGTGGTGAAGCAGGTCGGATGGCCCGCCCTGGTGGAGATCGTGATTTTTCTCTTCATCCTGTTCCTGGGTTTTCTGTATGCTCATAAAAAGGGAGCATTGAAATGGATGTGA
- a CDS encoding NADH-quinone oxidoreductase subunit B, whose product MKIRRLEAADPITEKQSFPGQVHELPGGGVVLSKLDEVINWARSNSLWPLTFATSCCGIEMMSVAGAKYDFSRFGFEVARATPRQADVIIIAGTIVNKMAPVLKRLYDQMAEPKYVIAMGACAISGGPFFYNTYSVVKGADHVIPVDVYVAGCPPRPEALLNALITLQEKIRSGATREQIKSGAQDMP is encoded by the coding sequence ATTAAAATACGACGATTGGAAGCAGCTGATCCGATAACAGAGAAGCAATCATTTCCGGGGCAGGTTCATGAATTGCCGGGCGGAGGCGTTGTGCTGAGTAAGCTGGATGAAGTGATCAACTGGGCACGATCCAATTCATTATGGCCGCTCACCTTTGCAACGAGTTGCTGTGGCATAGAAATGATGTCGGTGGCCGGCGCGAAATACGATTTTTCCAGGTTTGGATTTGAAGTGGCGCGCGCCACACCGCGGCAGGCCGATGTGATTATTATCGCAGGTACCATCGTGAACAAGATGGCGCCGGTGCTGAAGCGATTGTATGATCAGATGGCAGAACCGAAGTACGTGATTGCCATGGGTGCCTGCGCCATCAGCGGCGGCCCTTTTTTCTACAACACCTATTCCGTGGTGAAGGGCGCCGACCATGTGATTCCGGTAGATGTTTACGTTGCCGGATGTCCGCCGCGCCCCGAGGCACTGCTCAACGCGCTCATCACCCTGCAGGAAAAAATAAGAAGTGGTGCCACACGGGAACAGATTAAAAGCGGAGCGCAGGATATGCCGTAA
- a CDS encoding NADH-quinone oxidoreductase subunit D has product MTEEVGTTQEGDLIINIGPQHPSTHGVLHLVVTLRGETILKVEPHLGYIHRSIEKMCESLTYRQFIYVTSRMDYLSAHINNHGCALCVEKGMQIEIPPRAQVIRVLMDELTRIASHELWWGAMSMDLGAFTPFFHAFRERETINDIMEETCGARLTMNYMVPGGVMYDLHPNFQKRVKDFLQLYKLKIGEYDDLITGNIIFQNRMKQVGILSKEDAISYGCTGPVARGSGVSCDIRKLYPYEVYDKLQFEEVLEQGGDSFSRYLVRLREMNQSISIVEQLIDNIPEGDFQAKTKAVLKLPKGEFYTRVETARGELGVYIVSEGGTTPYRIKFRSPGFSNLSALNHMVKGSKIGDLVATMGTLDLVIPDIDR; this is encoded by the coding sequence ATGACAGAAGAAGTAGGCACCACGCAAGAAGGCGACCTGATCATCAACATCGGGCCGCAGCATCCTTCCACGCATGGTGTGCTGCATCTTGTGGTAACGCTGAGAGGCGAAACCATCCTGAAAGTAGAACCTCACCTTGGTTATATCCACCGTTCCATAGAAAAAATGTGCGAGTCGCTGACCTACCGGCAGTTCATCTATGTGACAAGCAGGATGGATTACCTCTCCGCTCACATCAATAATCACGGTTGTGCCTTATGCGTGGAGAAGGGCATGCAGATAGAGATTCCGCCGCGGGCACAGGTGATACGCGTACTGATGGATGAACTGACCCGTATCGCATCGCATGAGCTGTGGTGGGGAGCAATGTCAATGGACCTTGGCGCCTTCACTCCCTTCTTTCATGCTTTCCGCGAACGCGAAACCATTAACGATATCATGGAAGAAACCTGTGGTGCCCGGTTGACCATGAATTATATGGTGCCCGGCGGCGTGATGTACGACCTTCATCCCAACTTCCAAAAACGGGTAAAGGATTTTCTGCAACTCTACAAACTGAAAATCGGCGAATATGATGACCTGATCACTGGCAATATTATTTTTCAAAACAGGATGAAGCAGGTAGGCATACTGAGTAAGGAAGATGCCATCTCCTATGGTTGTACCGGCCCGGTGGCACGGGGCAGCGGTGTCAGTTGCGACATCCGGAAGCTTTATCCGTATGAAGTGTATGATAAGCTGCAGTTTGAAGAGGTGCTGGAACAGGGTGGCGATTCTTTTTCAAGATATCTCGTTAGACTGCGCGAGATGAATCAGTCCATCAGCATCGTCGAACAACTGATTGACAATATTCCCGAAGGAGACTTTCAGGCCAAAACAAAAGCAGTTTTAAAATTGCCGAAAGGAGAATTCTATACAAGAGTGGAAACTGCTCGCGGCGAACTCGGTGTATACATAGTGAGCGAAGGCGGCACAACGCCTTACCGGATCAAATTCCGTTCACCGGGCTTCTCCAATCTTTCCGCGCTCAATCACATGGTGAAAGGCAGCAAGATCGGAGACCTTGTGGCTACGATGGGAACACTGGACCTGGTAATACCTGATATTGACAGATGA
- a CDS encoding NADH-quinone oxidoreductase subunit C: protein MTNEELKTKITLLSPGAAFEEATEWLTVLADPLNWKNLATQLRNDDLLKFDYLFCLTCVDWKSHLSVIYHLTSTAYRHHVVVKAKLDRGNPEIETVSDIWRTAEFHEREVFELFGVTFLHHPDLRRLILPDDFEGFPLRKDFEDPVNMIKL, encoded by the coding sequence ATGACCAACGAAGAATTAAAGACAAAAATCACCCTCCTTTCGCCGGGAGCCGCGTTTGAGGAAGCCACCGAATGGCTGACCGTGCTGGCCGATCCGTTGAACTGGAAGAATCTTGCAACGCAACTGCGCAATGATGATTTATTGAAGTTCGACTACTTGTTCTGCCTCACCTGTGTCGACTGGAAATCACACCTGTCAGTCATCTATCATCTTACTTCCACTGCTTACCGTCACCATGTAGTGGTGAAGGCAAAACTCGATCGCGGCAATCCGGAGATAGAAACCGTCAGTGACATCTGGCGCACGGCGGAATTTCATGAGCGGGAAGTATTTGAATTATTCGGTGTCACATTTCTGCATCATCCTGATCTGCGGCGATTGATTCTGCCCGATGATTTTGAAGGATTTCCGTTGAGAAAAGATTTTGAAGATCCGGTGAATATGATAAAACTGTAA